The Brassica napus cultivar Da-Ae unplaced genomic scaffold, Da-Ae ScsIHWf_160;HRSCAF=290, whole genome shotgun sequence genome window below encodes:
- the LOC125597985 gene encoding uncharacterized protein LOC125597985 → MSSSSSDGIDEAVEEWFDEEFDNLVDSLVNDQAKKPKRRAYYERHREEGHNQLWNDYFREHATYPPEMFRRRFRMHKPLFLRIVDALRNEVTYFQQRRNAHGRYGLSKLQKCTAAIRMLAYGQSGDTYDEYLRLGESTALLCLDNFTNAIIQLFGHEYLRRPTADDLQRLLDIGELHGFPGMVGSIDCMHWEWKNCPTAWRGQYTRGSGKPTIILEAVASQDLWIWHAFFGLSAQLFAQHQETVRKDVERAFGVLQAGFAIVKNPVLLWDKEKIGRIMRCCVILHNMIVEDERDRFTQYDTDEFESGESSRSSQVDVVSSTESLSNVGEMRGTRNQIRDQQIHHRLKADLVENIWQKFGNFDE, encoded by the exons atgtcatCCTCATCGTCAGATGGCATAGATGAAGCTGTTGAAGAATGGTTCGATGAAGAATTTGATAATCTCGTCGACTCCCTAGTTAATGATCAAGCAAAAAAACCAAAGAGACGGGCTTACTACGAAAGACATCGGGAAGAAGGACACAATCAACTATGGAATGACTATTTCAGGGAACATGCTACATACCCACCGGAAATGTTTAGAAGACGTTTTCGAATGCACAAGCCattgttccttcgcattgtGGATGCTTTAAGAAATGAAGTTACATactttcagcaaagaagaaaTGCTCACGGAAGGTACGGCCTATCTAAACTGCAAAAGTGTACAGCAGCTATACGTATGCTAGCATATGGTCAATCAGGAGATACgtatgacgaatatctccgactagGTGAAAGTACTGCACTTTTATGTTTAGACAATTTCACTAATGCGATAATACAATTGTTTGGCCatgagtatctaagaagaccTACAGCTGAtgatcttcaacgactactgGATATTGGAGAGTTACACGGGTTCCCAGGAATGGTTggcagcatcgactgtatgcattgggagtggaaaaattgccCAACAGCTTGGAGAGGACAGTACACACGTGGttcaggaaagccgacaattATCTTAGAGGCGGTGGCATCACAAGATCTAtggatatggcacgcatttTTCGGACTTTCAG CACAGCTAtttgctcaacatcaagaaACCGtaagaaaagatgtcgaacgtgCTTTCGGAGTATTGCAAGCGGGGTTTGCAATAGTTAAAAACCCAGTATTACTTTGGGACAAGGAAAAGATAGGAAGGATTATGAGATGTTGTGTCATACTGCACAACATGATAGTAGAGGACGAACGCGACAGATTCACTCAGTATGATACAGATGAATTCGAATCAGGAGAGTCAAGCAGAAGTTCCCAGGTTGATGTCGTCTCCTCTACGGAAAGCCTTTCTAATGTCGGTGAAATGCGTGGAACTCGCAATCAAATTCGGGATCAACAGATACATCatcgtttgaaagctgatttagttgaaaatatATGGCAAAAGTTTGGTAATTTTGATGAATAA
- the LOC106428827 gene encoding pumilio homolog 5-like isoform X2, which translates to MTTQSAMRMVEGDHVKSWQASSRDPTGIFGSHDMAVEDLRFLMERNRLDSSGSDHTGKIPSRSGSAPPSMEGSFAALRNLLKHQEGSFSRSIENYGSEEEIRSDPGYVAYYLSNINLNPRLPPPLISRENQHLLRHLGGEGNNLSPTASWDDMGVRSSLLASRTALSTHREEPEDEASSGEQLTFASLPGRRKSFADIIQRPHSAGNHPTAEDIHAISSGIASERTRRVPESDISVVNLLRETDSLSMEAIASEDPFTSELSSQSSTNTQNERSNARVGSREDNNLSAFGASGPSSAASRMRGNQEEPRRMPVQYTPSSYQVQATSPQQMTYPRMGGGTHDMMQNLPRIATGESSGMYLPQYGYSGYPPASGVVPQYMSGYPSHEATVPMPYDISSPSSGYNNSFSRESFSPTAQNTPLVLFNKNESK; encoded by the exons ATGACGACGCAGAGCGCTATGAGGATGGTGGAAGGTGATCATGTAAAAAGTTGGCAGGCTTCCTCTAGGGATCCCACTGGGATATTTGGTTCACATGATATGGCTGTTGAAGATTTAAGGTTCCTTATGGAAAGAAATAGATTGGATAGTAGTGGAAGTGATCATACAGGTAAGATCCCTAGTAGGAGTGGGAGCGCGCCGCCTAGCATGGAAGGCTCATTTGCAGCTCTTAGGAATCTCTTGAAACATCAGGAAGGTAGTTTTAGTAGGTCTATTGAGAATTATGGCTCTGAAGAAGAGATACGTAGCGATCCTGGCTATGTAGCTTACTATCTGTCCAACATCAACTTGAACCCGAGGCTCCCTCCTCCGTTGATCTCACGTGAGAATCAGCACTTGCTGCGTCATTTGGGTGGTGAGGGTAATAACCTGAGTCCAACAGCGTCTTGGGATGATATGGGGGTAAGATCTTCCTTGCTTGCTTCTAGAACTGCGCTTTCTACACATAGAGAGGAGCCTGAGGACGAGGCTTCTTCTGGTGAACAGCTGACTTTTGCTTCTTTGCCTGGTCGTCGTAAGAGCTTTGCTGATATCATTCAG CGGCCTCATTCGGCAGGGAACCATCCAACAGCAGAAGACATACATGCCATTTCTTCTGGTATAGCTTCAGAAAGGACAAGAAGAGTACCAGAGTCTGATATAAGTGTGGTGAATCTTCTGAGGGAGACAGATTCTCTCTCCATGGAGGCTATTGCTAGTGAAGATCCTTTTACCTCTGAGTTGAGCTCACAAAGTTCAACCAACACTCAGAATGAGAGATCAAATGCGAGGGTAGGGAGCCGCGAGGACAACAATCTATCTGCTTTTGGTGCTTCTGGTCCATCCTCTGCTGCTTCTAGAATGAGGGGGAACCAAGAAGAGCCAAGGAGAATGCCTGTGCAATATACGCCTTCATCGTATCAGGTTCAAGCTACTTCGCCACAACAAATGACCTATCCGAGGATGGGTGGTGGTACACACGACATGATGCAGAACCTGCCTAGGATTGCAACTGGAGAG TCCTCGGGTATGTACCTCCCTCAGTATGGTTATAGCGGTTACCCTCCTGCCTCTGGTGTTGTCCCTCAGTATATGAGTGGATACCCATCTCATGAAGCCACTGTTCCTATGCCATATGATATCTCATCGCCTTCTTCGGGCTACAACAACTCCTTCTCTCGTGAATCCTTTTCACCTACTGCACAGAACACTCCTCTCGTGTTATTCAACAAAAATGAAAGTAAATGA
- the LOC106428815 gene encoding uncharacterized protein LOC106428815 isoform X2: MVLIPEEDEEEDKESYLGEDEEGEDKCSNEWRDVVAEGLQWWGGFDAVYEKYCERMLFFDRLTSQQLKESGIGVASCPSTPSPRSATKKLPSPFRCLSLKKMDLPEEDMDPLQQTGVDPCQDLETAYVAQLCLTWEALHCQYTQLSHLISCQPETLTCYNHTAQQFQQFLVLLQRYIENEPFEHGTRSELYARARNAMPKLLQAPKIQGTDKKEMEKDTDFTVLAEDLIKLLESSILTFNVFLKMDKKKPNGVTTNLFGNHNNMNSTTPLQLVQSSIDKKRVKAKELSKKTKGLRKKSWPQTWEGVQLLFAGVDIKLATRVLRMGKISKEQLLWCEEKMKKLNFSSGKLQRHPSPILFPSC, translated from the exons ATGGTCTTGATCcctgaagaagacgaagaagaagacaaggagtCTTATCTaggtgaagatgaagaaggagaagacaaGTGTTCAAATGAGTGGAGAGATGTTGTCGCTGAAGGACTTCAATGGTGGGGAGGCTTCGATGCTGTCTATGAAAAGTATTGCGAGCGTATGCTCTTCTTTGATCGCTTAACCTCCCAACAGCTTAAAGAATCTG GCATTGGAGTTGCTTCATGTCCTTCAACTCCATCCCCAAGATCTGCAACTAAGAAGCTGCCATCGCCTTTTCGATGTCTTTCTCTCAAGAAAATGGATCTCCCCGAGGAAGATATGGACCCTTTGCAGCAGACGGGGGTCGACCCTTGTCAAGATCTTGAGACAGCGTACGTTGCTCAGCTCTGCCTCACTTGGGAGGCACTTCACTGTCAGTACACTCAGCTGAGCCACTTGATCTCATGCCAGCCCGAAACGCTGACTTGCTACAACCATACCGCTCAGCAGTTTCAGCAGTTCCTGGTCTTACTGCAGAGGTACATTGAGAACGAACCGTTTGAGCATGGGACAAGATCTGAGCTTTACGCTCGTGCCAGAAACGCAATGCCTAAGCTACTTCAAGCTCCCAAGATTCAAG GGACAGATAAAAAGGAGATGGAGAAAGATACAGACTTCACGGTCCTAGCTGAGGATCTCATCAAACTCCTTGAGAGCTCGATCCTTACATTCAACGTTTTCTTGAAGATGGATAAGAAGAAACCAAATGGGGTTACTACTAACTTGTTTGGGAACCATAACAATATGAATTCTACAACCCCTTTGCAGCTAGTTCAGTCATCTATCGATAAG AAGAGGGTGAAAGCGAAGGAGCTATCCAAGAAGACAAAAGGGCTGAGAAAGAAGTCTTGGCCTCAAACATGGGAAGGTGTTCAGCTCTTGTTTGCAGGCGTTGACATCAAACTAGCAACAAGGGTTTTGAGAATGGGGAAAATCAGTAAAGAGCAGCTACTGTGGTGtgaagagaagatgaagaaactcAATTTTTCTTCTGGGAAGCTTCAAAGACACCCATCTCCTATTCTTTTCCCTTCTTGTTGA
- the LOC106428827 gene encoding pumilio homolog 5-like isoform X1 has protein sequence MTTQSAMRMVEGDHVKSWQASSRDPTGIFGSHDMAVEDLRFLMERNRLDSSGSDHTGKIPSRSGSAPPSMEGSFAALRNLLKHQEGSFSRSIENYGSEEEIRSDPGYVAYYLSNINLNPRLPPPLISRENQHLLRHLGGEGNNLSPTASWDDMGVRSSLLASRTALSTHREEPEDEASSGEQLTFASLPGRRKSFADIIQRPHSAGNHPTAEDIHAISSGIASERTRRVPESDISVVNLLRETDSLSMEAIASEDPFTSELSSQSSTNTQNERSNARVGSREDNNLSAFGASGPSSAASRMRGNQEEPRRMPVQYTPSSYQVQATSPQQMTYPRMGGGTHDMMQNLPRIATGEVHSSFQSPHGLTSPPMYTSTAAYMTSLSPFYNHNFQSSGMYLPQYGYSGYPPASGVVPQYMSGYPSHEATVPMPYDISSPSSGYNNSFSRESFSPTAQNTPLVLFNKNESK, from the exons ATGACGACGCAGAGCGCTATGAGGATGGTGGAAGGTGATCATGTAAAAAGTTGGCAGGCTTCCTCTAGGGATCCCACTGGGATATTTGGTTCACATGATATGGCTGTTGAAGATTTAAGGTTCCTTATGGAAAGAAATAGATTGGATAGTAGTGGAAGTGATCATACAGGTAAGATCCCTAGTAGGAGTGGGAGCGCGCCGCCTAGCATGGAAGGCTCATTTGCAGCTCTTAGGAATCTCTTGAAACATCAGGAAGGTAGTTTTAGTAGGTCTATTGAGAATTATGGCTCTGAAGAAGAGATACGTAGCGATCCTGGCTATGTAGCTTACTATCTGTCCAACATCAACTTGAACCCGAGGCTCCCTCCTCCGTTGATCTCACGTGAGAATCAGCACTTGCTGCGTCATTTGGGTGGTGAGGGTAATAACCTGAGTCCAACAGCGTCTTGGGATGATATGGGGGTAAGATCTTCCTTGCTTGCTTCTAGAACTGCGCTTTCTACACATAGAGAGGAGCCTGAGGACGAGGCTTCTTCTGGTGAACAGCTGACTTTTGCTTCTTTGCCTGGTCGTCGTAAGAGCTTTGCTGATATCATTCAG CGGCCTCATTCGGCAGGGAACCATCCAACAGCAGAAGACATACATGCCATTTCTTCTGGTATAGCTTCAGAAAGGACAAGAAGAGTACCAGAGTCTGATATAAGTGTGGTGAATCTTCTGAGGGAGACAGATTCTCTCTCCATGGAGGCTATTGCTAGTGAAGATCCTTTTACCTCTGAGTTGAGCTCACAAAGTTCAACCAACACTCAGAATGAGAGATCAAATGCGAGGGTAGGGAGCCGCGAGGACAACAATCTATCTGCTTTTGGTGCTTCTGGTCCATCCTCTGCTGCTTCTAGAATGAGGGGGAACCAAGAAGAGCCAAGGAGAATGCCTGTGCAATATACGCCTTCATCGTATCAGGTTCAAGCTACTTCGCCACAACAAATGACCTATCCGAGGATGGGTGGTGGTACACACGACATGATGCAGAACCTGCCTAGGATTGCAACTGGAGAGGTACATTCGAGTTTCCAATCTCCTCACGGTTTGACATCGCCTCCTATGTATACATCAACAGCTGCATATATGACATCTCTGAGCCCGTTTTACAATCATAACTTTCAGTCCTCGGGTATGTACCTCCCTCAGTATGGTTATAGCGGTTACCCTCCTGCCTCTGGTGTTGTCCCTCAGTATATGAGTGGATACCCATCTCATGAAGCCACTGTTCCTATGCCATATGATATCTCATCGCCTTCTTCGGGCTACAACAACTCCTTCTCTCGTGAATCCTTTTCACCTACTGCACAGAACACTCCTCTCGTGTTATTCAACAAAAATGAAAGTAAATGA
- the LOC106428815 gene encoding uncharacterized protein LOC106428815 isoform X1 yields MDFLKVRNFLKSRKPNQRKEKDEQEQARSDNTVPCVTDSTKGDENEDEEDDDFITNEVKRRLKELRRNSFMVLIPEEDEEEDKESYLGEDEEGEDKCSNEWRDVVAEGLQWWGGFDAVYEKYCERMLFFDRLTSQQLKESGIGVASCPSTPSPRSATKKLPSPFRCLSLKKMDLPEEDMDPLQQTGVDPCQDLETAYVAQLCLTWEALHCQYTQLSHLISCQPETLTCYNHTAQQFQQFLVLLQRYIENEPFEHGTRSELYARARNAMPKLLQAPKIQGTDKKEMEKDTDFTVLAEDLIKLLESSILTFNVFLKMDKKKPNGVTTNLFGNHNNMNSTTPLQLVQSSIDKKRVKAKELSKKTKGLRKKSWPQTWEGVQLLFAGVDIKLATRVLRMGKISKEQLLWCEEKMKKLNFSSGKLQRHPSPILFPSC; encoded by the exons ATGGATTTCTTGAAAGTTCGAAACTTTCTCAAGTCAAGGAAGCCAAACCAAAGGAAGGAGAAAGATGAGCAAGAACAAGCAAGGAGTGACAACACAGTACCTTGTGTGACTGATTCCACCAAAGGAGATGAGAACGAAGACGAGGAAGACGATGATTTCATCACCAATGAGGTTAAGAGAAGGCTTAAGGAGTTGAGAAGAAACAGCTTCATGGTCTTGATCcctgaagaagacgaagaagaagacaaggagtCTTATCTaggtgaagatgaagaaggagaagacaaGTGTTCAAATGAGTGGAGAGATGTTGTCGCTGAAGGACTTCAATGGTGGGGAGGCTTCGATGCTGTCTATGAAAAGTATTGCGAGCGTATGCTCTTCTTTGATCGCTTAACCTCCCAACAGCTTAAAGAATCTG GCATTGGAGTTGCTTCATGTCCTTCAACTCCATCCCCAAGATCTGCAACTAAGAAGCTGCCATCGCCTTTTCGATGTCTTTCTCTCAAGAAAATGGATCTCCCCGAGGAAGATATGGACCCTTTGCAGCAGACGGGGGTCGACCCTTGTCAAGATCTTGAGACAGCGTACGTTGCTCAGCTCTGCCTCACTTGGGAGGCACTTCACTGTCAGTACACTCAGCTGAGCCACTTGATCTCATGCCAGCCCGAAACGCTGACTTGCTACAACCATACCGCTCAGCAGTTTCAGCAGTTCCTGGTCTTACTGCAGAGGTACATTGAGAACGAACCGTTTGAGCATGGGACAAGATCTGAGCTTTACGCTCGTGCCAGAAACGCAATGCCTAAGCTACTTCAAGCTCCCAAGATTCAAG GGACAGATAAAAAGGAGATGGAGAAAGATACAGACTTCACGGTCCTAGCTGAGGATCTCATCAAACTCCTTGAGAGCTCGATCCTTACATTCAACGTTTTCTTGAAGATGGATAAGAAGAAACCAAATGGGGTTACTACTAACTTGTTTGGGAACCATAACAATATGAATTCTACAACCCCTTTGCAGCTAGTTCAGTCATCTATCGATAAG AAGAGGGTGAAAGCGAAGGAGCTATCCAAGAAGACAAAAGGGCTGAGAAAGAAGTCTTGGCCTCAAACATGGGAAGGTGTTCAGCTCTTGTTTGCAGGCGTTGACATCAAACTAGCAACAAGGGTTTTGAGAATGGGGAAAATCAGTAAAGAGCAGCTACTGTGGTGtgaagagaagatgaagaaactcAATTTTTCTTCTGGGAAGCTTCAAAGACACCCATCTCCTATTCTTTTCCCTTCTTGTTGA